In Deferribacteraceae bacterium V6Fe1, one genomic interval encodes:
- a CDS encoding electron transfer flavoprotein subunit beta/FixA family protein, with translation MKVLVCIKQVPDMESKFKVASNNVWYEDTDLAYRMNEYDEYAVEQAVRLKEQVGDCDVTVLSIGPERVKEAIKKALAMGCDRGVHINDNDYYSKDPYQKAQMIAEFAKDKSFDIIFTGLQSQDTGSAQVGVLLGELLELPVVTTIVSFEYNNGEVTVKRELEGGKKSIIKVKVPAVFTCQLGLNEPRYPTLPNIMKAKKKEILTFEASELLKVENLVTTAKMAFPEKKGGAQILEGDVAELVDKVVKILKEKSLV, from the coding sequence ATGAAAGTACTGGTTTGTATTAAGCAGGTTCCTGATATGGAATCAAAATTTAAGGTAGCATCAAACAATGTATGGTATGAAGACACTGACCTTGCATATCGTATGAATGAATATGACGAATATGCAGTTGAGCAAGCTGTAAGATTAAAAGAGCAAGTTGGTGATTGTGATGTTACAGTATTATCTATCGGACCTGAAAGGGTAAAAGAAGCTATCAAAAAGGCACTTGCAATGGGGTGTGATAGAGGTGTTCATATTAATGACAACGACTATTATTCAAAAGACCCTTATCAAAAAGCCCAAATGATTGCTGAATTTGCTAAAGATAAAAGTTTTGACATTATTTTTACAGGCCTTCAATCTCAAGATACCGGCAGTGCTCAGGTAGGGGTACTTTTAGGAGAACTTTTAGAACTTCCTGTAGTAACAACAATAGTTTCTTTTGAATACAATAACGGTGAAGTAACAGTTAAAAGAGAGCTTGAGGGTGGTAAAAAGAGTATAATAAAAGTTAAAGTGCCTGCAGTATTTACTTGTCAATTAGGACTTAATGAACCAAGATACCCTACCCTGCCAAATATTATGAAAGCTAAGAAAAAAGAGATTTTAACTTTTGAAGCAAGTGAGCTTCTTAAAGTTGAAAATCTTGTTACAACAGCTAAAATGGCATTCCCTGAAAAGAAAGGTGGCGCTCAAATTCTTGAAGGTGATGTTGCTGAATTAGTTGATAAAGTTGTTAAAATTTTAAAAGAAAAGTCATTGGTGTAG
- a CDS encoding MerR family transcriptional regulator, whose translation MKIEGNDYFQIGEVAAMLGVTTRTIRYYEEIGLMTHPKRLDGGIRVYDKDDIKRLKFILKLKELGISLKEMQELADIYKVHQTPDNIMPKLVEILDAHISKIDAKIAKLASLRNDILEYKAKVIEVTKLKFGG comes from the coding sequence ATGAAAATCGAAGGGAATGACTATTTTCAGATTGGTGAAGTAGCTGCCATGCTTGGGGTGACAACCAGGACTATAAGGTATTATGAAGAGATTGGTCTTATGACCCACCCTAAGAGACTTGATGGCGGAATAAGAGTGTATGATAAGGATGATATTAAAAGATTGAAATTTATTCTTAAGTTAAAAGAGTTGGGAATTAGTTTAAAAGAGATGCAGGAATTGGCAGATATTTATAAGGTGCATCAGACACCTGATAATATTATGCCAAAACTCGTAGAGATTTTGGATGCTCATATTTCTAAGATTGATGCCAAAATAGCCAAGCTAGCGTCATTAAGAAATGATATACTTGAGTATAAAGCAAAAGTAATAGAGGTAACAAAATTAAAATTTGGGGGCTAG
- a CDS encoding methyltransferase domain-containing protein: protein MQACSFDKRALDYEKYAKIQHVVAKELLNILDVSFKNNCVNILELGAGSGIFTTLLKQNFNCNILTCVDLAYNFIKLNQEVNKVQGDILHLPFKNNIFDTVVSSSTFQWIEDIKRLLEEVDRVGTTRCQLGFNVFLKGTFSEMGEVNKLTGFGKVLDMKTIDYYLTNCYECNFDVTYYYEREYILWYDNVLEFLKQHKSTGATVRADKNIGKKRLFSFIDYYTKMFSMDNKIPVTYKIGYFIGNKRRGA, encoded by the coding sequence ATGCAGGCTTGTAGTTTTGACAAAAGGGCTTTGGATTACGAAAAATATGCTAAAATACAACATGTGGTTGCTAAAGAGCTTTTGAATATTTTAGATGTTAGTTTCAAAAATAATTGTGTAAATATATTGGAGCTTGGGGCGGGCAGCGGTATTTTCACAACTCTTTTAAAGCAGAACTTTAATTGTAATATTTTAACCTGTGTTGACTTGGCTTATAATTTTATAAAGCTAAATCAAGAAGTTAATAAGGTGCAAGGGGACATATTACACCTGCCTTTTAAAAATAATATTTTTGATACGGTAGTTTCTTCATCAACTTTTCAGTGGATTGAAGATATAAAAAGACTTTTAGAGGAAGTGGATAGAGTAGGGACAACACGTTGTCAATTAGGTTTTAATGTGTTTTTGAAGGGCACTTTCAGTGAAATGGGTGAAGTTAATAAACTTACCGGCTTTGGAAAAGTTTTGGATATGAAAACGATAGATTATTACTTAACAAATTGTTATGAATGTAATTTTGACGTAACTTATTATTATGAAAGAGAATATATATTGTGGTATGATAATGTTTTGGAGTTTTTAAAGCAGCATAAATCAACAGGTGCAACGGTCAGAGCGGATAAAAATATAGGGAAAAAAAGGCTTTTTTCTTTTATTGATTACTATACAAAGATGTTTTCTATGGATAACAAAATTCCTGTTACATATAAGATAGGGTATTTTATAGGTAATAAAAGAAGGGGAGCATAA
- a CDS encoding electron transfer flavoprotein subunit alpha/FixB family protein has translation MKVLLVAEYREKALLETIYELNGFANSLNAEKVFFAVGYESNLPKVAGKLYLADAEKYGEYNPGVHKELIKQVVEKENPDYIVFSHSSYGWDLAPRVAAALKVGQLTEVVAIEDNTFVVPSCNAKLRRFVRHTPGKAVLTIQAGAFAPVVDSASPEVEKIEASAQAKLEFVGYEEAEAKSVDLTKAEIIVTAGRGIGKPDNVPVIEELAKALGGELGASRPVVDAGWVDHSRQVGTTGQTVSPKLYVACGVSGAIQHLAGMKKSDYIIAINTDKDAPIAEVADVLVVADVMQFVPALTSKLK, from the coding sequence ATGAAAGTATTATTAGTTGCAGAATATAGAGAAAAAGCTCTTTTGGAAACAATATATGAATTAAATGGATTTGCAAATAGCCTGAATGCTGAAAAAGTTTTCTTTGCAGTGGGCTATGAAAGTAACCTTCCTAAAGTAGCAGGCAAACTTTACCTTGCCGATGCTGAAAAATATGGAGAGTATAACCCTGGTGTACACAAGGAGCTTATAAAGCAAGTTGTTGAAAAAGAAAATCCTGATTATATTGTATTTTCTCACTCTTCATACGGCTGGGATTTAGCTCCAAGAGTAGCAGCTGCATTAAAAGTAGGTCAGCTAACTGAAGTAGTAGCTATCGAAGATAATACATTTGTAGTACCAAGCTGTAATGCAAAGCTTAGAAGATTTGTAAGACATACTCCTGGTAAAGCCGTGCTTACAATTCAGGCAGGAGCATTTGCACCTGTGGTAGATTCTGCAAGCCCTGAAGTAGAAAAAATTGAAGCCTCTGCTCAGGCAAAATTAGAGTTTGTAGGATATGAAGAAGCTGAAGCTAAATCAGTAGACTTAACTAAAGCTGAAATTATTGTAACTGCCGGTAGAGGGATAGGTAAACCTGACAATGTACCTGTTATCGAAGAGTTGGCTAAGGCTCTTGGTGGGGAGCTCGGTGCAAGCCGTCCGGTAGTTGACGCAGGTTGGGTAGACCATTCAAGACAGGTAGGTACAACAGGACAGACTGTTTCTCCAAAGCTTTATGTAGCTTGCGGTGTATCAGGAGCGATTCAGCACTTGGCAGGTATGAAAAAGTCTGACTATATAATAGCGATTAACACAGATAAAGATGCACCAATTGCTGAAGTGGCTGATGTGCTTGTAGTTGCTGACGTTATGCAATTTGTACCGGCCTTGACTTCAAAATTAAAATAA
- a CDS encoding 8-amino-7-oxononanoate synthase: protein MKYFDIAKELETIKSEGLYRKIPEIQRQCGKNIIVNNICALNCASNDYLGFSQNEEIKLAALDAIKDYGNSSGGSRVVSGNYNIYNRLEKELADFKGYESCLIVNSGYIANLLIVSTLATPDTIIFTDKLNHASIYDGIRLSGAKMVRYRHNDVSHLEELLKKYSAFPEKIVITDTIFSMDGDRVRLREIVNLKASYRFLLVIDEAHGTGLFGKGRGLAHEYEVEKDIDINMGTFSKALGGFGAYICAKSELVEYLINKGRGFIYTTSLPPSIVGGNLKAIELLKENFEQYGGKLITYCEIFRKLLQEKKIDFLNSMSQIFPIVVSDNNKALQAQNKLLKLGIYVAVARRPTVTTPRLRVSLRADFDLSDIYKIADSLVNTL, encoded by the coding sequence ATGAAATACTTTGATATAGCAAAAGAGCTTGAAACTATTAAAAGTGAAGGTCTTTATAGAAAAATACCTGAAATTCAAAGACAGTGTGGCAAAAATATAATTGTAAATAATATTTGTGCTCTTAACTGTGCCAGTAACGATTATCTAGGATTTTCTCAAAACGAAGAGATAAAGTTAGCAGCATTAGATGCCATAAAAGATTATGGAAATTCTTCCGGCGGCTCAAGAGTAGTGTCAGGAAACTATAATATTTATAATAGACTTGAAAAAGAGTTAGCTGATTTTAAAGGTTATGAATCGTGTCTTATTGTTAATAGCGGCTATATTGCAAATTTATTGATTGTAAGCACATTAGCAACTCCCGATACGATTATTTTTACGGATAAACTAAACCACGCAAGCATTTATGACGGGATACGCTTAAGTGGGGCAAAAATGGTGCGTTATCGCCATAACGATGTATCTCATCTCGAAGAGCTGTTAAAAAAATACTCAGCATTTCCAGAAAAAATTGTGATTACTGATACAATTTTTAGTATGGATGGTGATAGAGTAAGGTTAAGAGAAATTGTAAATTTAAAGGCAAGTTACAGATTTTTATTAGTAATTGATGAAGCCCATGGGACTGGTTTATTTGGCAAAGGTAGGGGATTAGCGCATGAATATGAGGTTGAAAAAGATATAGATATCAATATGGGAACATTCAGCAAGGCTTTAGGTGGATTTGGTGCATATATTTGTGCAAAGAGTGAGCTGGTTGAATATCTGATAAATAAGGGGCGGGGATTTATTTATACTACTTCACTCCCCCCGTCAATAGTTGGAGGCAATCTAAAAGCTATTGAGTTGCTGAAAGAAAATTTCGAACAATATGGCGGTAAACTTATAACATATTGTGAAATATTCAGAAAATTACTTCAAGAAAAAAAGATAGATTTTTTAAACTCTATGAGTCAGATTTTTCCGATAGTTGTAAGTGATAATAACAAGGCATTACAGGCTCAGAATAAACTCCTTAAGTTAGGTATCTATGTGGCTGTTGCCAGAAGGCCGACTGTTACAACTCCAAGGCTTAGGGTGAGTTTAAGAGCTGATTTTGATTTATCTGATATTTATAAAATAGCGGACTCTTTGGTAAATACTTTATGA
- a CDS encoding acyl-CoA dehydrogenase, with translation MNFELSQDHKVLRDTVKDFVNNEIRPIAMDIDKNHEIPSTLMKKIGEMGFLGTYIPEEYGGAGLDYFSYIIVVEEVSKACGSTGVMISAHTSLACDPIYQFGNEEQKKEFLPKLASGEKIGCILLTEPEAGSDVANISTTYKEDGDNYIINGSKIFITNGGFKGIGVVFATKDKSLQHKGISAFIVDLESEGVEILKNEEKLGIRGSYTTAFALDNVKVPKKNLLGKEGDGFKIAMETLNGGRIGIAAQALGIAEGAFDKALAYAQERKQFGKPLSAFQAIQFKIADMATKIEASKLITYKAAWLKDMKKTNAIESAMAKMYASETATFVTKEAIQIHGGYGYICEYEVERMFRDAKITEIYEGTNEVQRIVISKMLFK, from the coding sequence ATGAATTTTGAATTATCTCAAGACCACAAAGTATTGAGAGACACTGTAAAAGATTTTGTCAATAATGAAATAAGGCCTATAGCTATGGATATTGACAAAAATCATGAAATACCTTCAACTCTGATGAAAAAAATCGGTGAAATGGGTTTTTTAGGTACATATATACCTGAAGAATACGGTGGCGCCGGACTTGATTACTTTTCTTACATTATAGTTGTGGAAGAAGTATCGAAAGCTTGCGGCTCAACAGGTGTAATGATTTCAGCTCACACCTCACTTGCATGTGACCCAATTTATCAGTTTGGAAACGAAGAGCAAAAGAAAGAATTTTTACCTAAGCTTGCAAGCGGCGAAAAAATCGGCTGTATTCTTCTTACTGAGCCCGAAGCAGGTAGTGATGTAGCTAATATCTCTACTACATACAAAGAGGACGGTGATAACTACATCATAAATGGCAGCAAAATTTTTATTACAAACGGTGGATTTAAAGGGATTGGGGTAGTTTTTGCGACAAAAGATAAGAGCTTGCAACACAAAGGTATTTCAGCTTTTATTGTTGATCTTGAGTCTGAAGGGGTTGAAATTCTTAAAAATGAAGAAAAATTAGGTATCAGAGGAAGTTATACAACTGCCTTTGCCCTTGATAACGTAAAAGTACCTAAGAAAAATCTACTTGGAAAAGAGGGTGACGGATTTAAAATTGCGATGGAAACTTTAAATGGTGGTCGTATCGGTATTGCTGCTCAGGCTCTTGGTATTGCTGAAGGTGCATTTGATAAAGCATTAGCTTATGCTCAGGAAAGAAAACAGTTTGGAAAACCGCTTTCAGCTTTTCAGGCAATCCAATTTAAAATAGCTGACATGGCTACAAAGATTGAAGCAAGCAAGCTTATTACTTACAAAGCAGCTTGGCTTAAAGATATGAAAAAAACTAACGCAATAGAATCTGCGATGGCAAAAATGTACGCATCAGAAACAGCTACATTTGTAACTAAAGAAGCAATTCAAATTCATGGTGGATACGGATATATCTGTGAATATGAAGTAGAAAGAATGTTTAGAGATGCCAAAATTACTGAGATTTATGAAGGAACAAACGAAGTTCAAAGAATAGTTATTTCAAAAATGCTATTTAAATAG
- a CDS encoding enoyl-CoA hydratase/isomerase family protein, producing the protein MHYDFLKLETDKNILTLTISRPNALNALNGKVLDELECALYEASINKEIKVIIVTGDGEKAFVAGADIKEMLNLSVQEAVNFSRKGHDILKLIRKMSQPVIAAVNGYALGGGFEMALACDIIYASQNAKFGFPEVTLGIIPGFGGTQNLSRITGEKIASELIFTGNMITAEKAKQLNIINEVFSSKDELLENAIKTAEKIASNSSIAISSAKDAILNGINMPLEDSYRYESTLFGNLFATEDQKEGMTAFTEKRKANFKGL; encoded by the coding sequence ATGCATTACGACTTTCTTAAACTTGAAACAGATAAAAATATTTTGACTTTGACAATTTCAAGGCCTAATGCCCTTAATGCACTTAATGGCAAAGTCCTTGATGAACTTGAATGTGCACTATACGAAGCAAGCATAAACAAAGAAATCAAAGTGATAATTGTCACAGGTGATGGCGAGAAGGCCTTTGTGGCTGGTGCAGATATAAAAGAGATGTTAAATCTATCGGTTCAAGAAGCTGTCAATTTTTCTCGCAAAGGGCACGACATATTAAAATTAATAAGGAAAATGTCACAACCTGTAATCGCAGCTGTTAACGGATACGCACTTGGAGGAGGCTTTGAAATGGCACTTGCATGTGATATTATTTACGCAAGCCAAAATGCAAAATTTGGTTTTCCTGAAGTAACTCTTGGAATTATCCCTGGTTTCGGAGGCACACAAAACCTTTCAAGAATCACTGGAGAAAAAATTGCTAGCGAACTTATTTTTACGGGTAATATGATTACAGCCGAAAAAGCCAAACAGCTTAATATAATTAATGAGGTATTCAGTTCAAAAGATGAGCTTTTGGAAAATGCCATTAAGACTGCTGAAAAAATCGCTTCCAACTCATCCATAGCGATATCATCGGCCAAAGATGCAATATTAAATGGGATAAATATGCCTCTTGAAGATTCATATCGATATGAAAGCACATTATTCGGAAATCTATTTGCCACAGAAGATCAAAAAGAAGGGATGACAGCCTTTACGGAAAAAAGAAAAGCAAACTTTAAAGGATTATAG
- a CDS encoding 4Fe-4S dicluster domain-containing protein — translation MEATRQIYWNVGHGVLIPMYLLAILAIGSIVYNFIKRSAVYKQGKSLDRYSDWPDRLNIALKNVLGQVKVLNSPAGIFHAFFFWGFLILVIGTTLVFIQADFLHPLFGIIFLKGTFYKIFSLALDIAGFVAIVMLLGFLIRRFIFKPKGLETTKDDYIMHGLLFAILITGFVIEGFRMAATELNQNPELAKWSPIGLLFAKAYVNMPESTLLAMHKSFWWIHLLLVMGFFVSIPFIKFRHILTTSANYFFTDLRRKGSIDTIDMENEEAESFGVSKVAELTWKDIFDSDACTKCKRCQDRCPAYNTDKPLSPMKLIADIGDVAFNSPDANLIEKVSKDVLWSCTTCRACQEICPANIEHVNKIIDMRRNLVLMEGEFPGEEVMLAMDNMEVNGNPMGMGFASRGDFAKDLNVKLLAEDSNVDIMYFVGCYASFDKRNQKIAKNFIELCNLAGIKVGILGKEEKCCGEPARKLGNEYLYQTLASENIEKIKKYNVKKIVTTCPHCLNTLGRDYKDLGLEIEVEHYTTYLHKLLNTGKLKISNKEALECTYHDSCYIGRYMDIYDEPREILSALGAEIKEMKRSKAESFCCGAGGGRIIAEENIGEKISVKRVKMAEETGVETLISNCPFCMTMFEDGLKMAELDGKMKVKDLSEVLIERVEK, via the coding sequence ATGGAAGCTACTAGACAGATTTATTGGAATGTTGGACATGGTGTATTAATTCCTATGTACCTTTTGGCCATACTGGCTATTGGGTCTATAGTCTATAACTTTATAAAAAGATCAGCCGTATACAAACAAGGCAAATCACTTGACAGATATTCAGATTGGCCAGATAGGTTAAATATTGCCCTGAAAAATGTGCTTGGGCAGGTAAAAGTTTTAAATTCTCCTGCCGGGATTTTCCATGCATTTTTCTTTTGGGGTTTTTTAATCCTTGTAATAGGCACTACTCTGGTTTTTATCCAAGCTGACTTTTTACACCCTTTATTTGGAATAATTTTCCTAAAAGGTACATTTTATAAGATATTCTCTTTAGCTTTGGATATTGCCGGTTTTGTGGCAATTGTTATGCTTTTAGGTTTTTTAATAAGAAGATTTATCTTTAAACCTAAAGGGCTTGAAACTACAAAAGATGATTACATTATGCACGGCTTACTATTTGCAATACTGATAACCGGTTTTGTAATAGAAGGGTTTAGAATGGCAGCAACCGAGCTAAACCAAAATCCAGAGTTAGCTAAGTGGTCACCGATTGGTCTACTGTTTGCCAAAGCATATGTAAATATGCCTGAAAGCACCCTTCTTGCAATGCATAAATCATTCTGGTGGATACATTTACTCCTTGTAATGGGATTTTTCGTTTCTATCCCTTTTATTAAATTTAGGCATATACTTACTACTTCGGCAAACTACTTCTTCACAGATTTGAGAAGAAAAGGCTCTATAGACACAATTGATATGGAAAATGAAGAAGCTGAAAGCTTTGGTGTAAGCAAGGTAGCTGAGCTTACCTGGAAAGATATATTTGATAGTGATGCATGTACCAAGTGTAAAAGATGTCAGGACAGATGTCCTGCATATAACACCGATAAGCCTCTCTCCCCAATGAAGCTTATCGCAGATATCGGTGATGTAGCATTTAATTCACCGGATGCGAATTTAATTGAAAAAGTATCTAAAGATGTCTTATGGTCATGTACAACCTGCCGTGCCTGTCAGGAAATATGCCCTGCAAATATCGAACATGTAAACAAAATTATAGATATGAGACGTAACCTTGTCCTTATGGAAGGGGAGTTCCCCGGTGAAGAGGTTATGCTTGCAATGGATAATATGGAAGTCAACGGCAACCCTATGGGCATGGGCTTCGCATCAAGAGGCGATTTTGCTAAAGATTTAAATGTAAAACTCCTTGCTGAAGACAGTAACGTTGACATTATGTATTTTGTTGGTTGTTATGCATCATTTGATAAGAGAAATCAAAAAATTGCCAAAAATTTTATAGAGCTTTGTAACCTTGCAGGTATAAAAGTAGGTATCCTTGGCAAAGAGGAAAAATGCTGCGGTGAGCCTGCAAGAAAGCTTGGAAATGAATACCTATATCAAACTTTAGCATCTGAAAACATTGAAAAAATTAAAAAATATAATGTTAAAAAGATTGTTACCACATGCCCTCACTGCCTTAATACTTTAGGTAGAGATTATAAAGATTTGGGGCTTGAAATTGAAGTGGAGCACTACACAACATATCTTCACAAACTGCTTAACACAGGAAAACTTAAGATTTCAAACAAAGAAGCCCTAGAGTGCACTTATCACGACTCCTGTTATATCGGAAGATATATGGATATCTATGATGAACCAAGAGAAATCTTAAGTGCACTTGGAGCTGAAATTAAAGAGATGAAGAGAAGTAAAGCTGAAAGTTTCTGCTGTGGAGCTGGTGGCGGTAGAATTATCGCCGAAGAAAATATCGGTGAAAAAATCAGTGTCAAAAGGGTAAAAATGGCTGAGGAAACAGGGGTAGAAACTCTTATTTCTAACTGTCCATTCTGTATGACAATGTTTGAAGACGGCCTTAAAATGGCTGAACTTGACGGTAAAATGAAAGTTAAAGATTTATCAGAAGTTTTAATAGAAAGAGTTGAAAAATAA
- a CDS encoding nitronate monooxygenase has translation MFKTVLTERLNIQYPIIQGGMMWISRAELVSSVSNAGGLGIITALSFDTPEKLAGEIDKTKKLTDKPFGVNLTFLPTLRPINYDAYIDVIIEKGIKIIETAGRNPENYMQKFKDNGITVIHKCTSVRHALKAEKIGCDFVSIDGFECAGHPGEDDVTSLILIPRAKDELKIPIIASGGFADGRGLVAALALGAEGINLGTRFVGTVEAPVHENIKKRLLEAKETDTMLVERSLKNTVRVLRNAHAEKILEMENNGATLQELAPLLSGLRGLKAIQTGETEDSLFACGQAVGLVYDIPTVGELVSRIVKEAKEIVENRLKNIVS, from the coding sequence ATGTTTAAAACAGTTTTAACAGAAAGACTAAATATACAATACCCCATCATACAGGGCGGTATGATGTGGATTTCAAGAGCTGAGCTTGTGTCAAGCGTATCTAATGCCGGCGGGCTTGGAATTATCACCGCTCTTTCTTTTGATACCCCTGAAAAATTGGCTGGAGAAATCGATAAAACAAAAAAATTAACTGACAAGCCTTTTGGCGTTAATTTAACTTTTTTACCAACATTAAGGCCGATTAATTATGACGCTTACATTGATGTAATAATTGAAAAAGGGATAAAAATAATTGAAACTGCCGGAAGAAATCCGGAAAATTACATGCAAAAATTTAAAGACAACGGTATTACAGTTATTCACAAATGTACATCGGTAAGACATGCACTTAAGGCAGAAAAAATCGGATGTGACTTTGTAAGTATTGACGGATTTGAATGTGCCGGACACCCCGGTGAAGACGATGTAACAAGCCTAATTCTTATCCCAAGAGCAAAAGATGAGCTTAAAATACCAATAATCGCTTCAGGCGGTTTTGCTGACGGTAGAGGGCTTGTAGCAGCACTTGCACTTGGTGCTGAAGGGATTAATTTAGGCACAAGATTCGTGGGCACTGTTGAAGCTCCTGTCCATGAAAATATTAAGAAAAGACTTCTTGAAGCAAAAGAAACTGACACTATGCTTGTAGAAAGAAGCCTTAAAAATACTGTAAGAGTATTAAGAAATGCTCACGCGGAAAAAATATTGGAAATGGAAAATAATGGAGCTACTTTACAAGAATTAGCACCACTTCTCAGTGGTTTAAGGGGGCTAAAAGCTATTCAAACAGGTGAGACAGAAGATTCACTCTTTGCCTGTGGACAAGCGGTGGGCCTTGTGTATGACATCCCTACAGTTGGCGAGCTTGTTTCAAGAATCGTCAAAGAAGCAAAAGAGATAGTTGAAAACAGATTAAAAAATATTGTTTCATAA
- a CDS encoding substrate-binding domain-containing protein — MRTRFVISLTVLMVFAGTLNGFAVVKIYVPHVLMNAISELANKYPDGDIEILSEDCSVKHDVKGNQSSDAEVYLLAEMRNKEHMSTKSAESYSYMISFAAGQMVLAYADKSKFSTLINRENWPYYLRKKDVLFGLVNDFSRICNVRPLLALKLSAYNYSQSSLYDTLYKRSVKFAKFEQLVDSVKKGEVDYFITYKSYAIENGLNYIELPNMASLADDCFRDKYRKTYVDLPQHDGSLKRFYGDCISFVLAVKEGSGNARDVSDFIRFILSDEARALLEKKGFDVHYSPEFKGDLKYLDGKLRGFVTYAGF; from the coding sequence ATGAGAACAAGATTTGTAATTTCTTTAACTGTACTTATGGTGTTTGCTGGTACACTAAATGGTTTTGCTGTAGTGAAAATCTATGTTCCACATGTGCTTATGAATGCAATTTCTGAGCTTGCCAACAAATATCCAGATGGAGATATAGAAATTTTATCTGAAGATTGCAGTGTTAAGCATGATGTAAAAGGTAATCAAAGTAGCGACGCCGAAGTATATTTGTTGGCAGAAATGAGAAATAAAGAGCATATGTCAACAAAAAGTGCTGAGAGTTATAGTTATATGATATCTTTTGCGGCAGGACAGATGGTATTGGCTTATGCTGATAAAAGTAAGTTTTCAACGTTAATAAATCGGGAGAATTGGCCATATTATTTAAGAAAAAAAGATGTTTTGTTTGGGTTAGTCAATGACTTTAGTAGAATATGCAATGTTAGACCATTGCTGGCGTTAAAACTGTCAGCCTACAATTATTCGCAGTCGAGCCTGTATGACACTTTGTATAAAAGGTCAGTCAAGTTTGCTAAGTTTGAGCAGTTAGTAGATTCAGTGAAGAAAGGCGAAGTGGATTACTTTATCACATATAAATCTTATGCAATAGAAAATGGCTTAAACTACATAGAGTTGCCCAATATGGCGAGCTTGGCGGATGATTGTTTTAGGGACAAATATAGAAAGACATATGTCGATTTGCCTCAGCATGACGGAAGCCTGAAAAGATTTTACGGGGATTGTATCAGTTTTGTATTGGCAGTGAAAGAGGGTAGTGGCAATGCTCGGGATGTGTCTGACTTTATCAGGTTTATTCTAAGTGATGAAGCAAGGGCTTTGTTAGAGAAAAAAGGGTTTGATGTTCATTATTCTCCAGAGTTTAAGGGGGACTTAAAGTATCTTGATGGTAAGTTAAGAGGATTTGTTACTTATGCGGGATTTTAG
- a CDS encoding chalcone isomerase family protein, producing MKRLLVFLFVLAILPMSGFSLTVEGVNIPDSYSFNGKDLVLNGTGLRKKFFVKVYVGALYLENRAKDVQSVMSMDSKAIKMHFLYKKVGAEKMREAFVEGFEDNGIKDIDRFRAFIELFNFDVVSSDELDLVIIGDALTVLYNGKNIGVFNDKMLAEAVLKVYFGDKPADNGLKEGMLGN from the coding sequence ATGAAAAGATTATTAGTATTTCTGTTTGTGTTGGCTATTTTGCCAATGTCAGGTTTTTCTTTAACTGTTGAGGGTGTCAATATCCCTGATAGTTATAGTTTTAACGGAAAAGACCTGGTGTTAAATGGTACAGGTTTGAGGAAAAAGTTTTTTGTTAAGGTTTATGTTGGGGCTCTATATCTTGAAAACAGAGCAAAAGATGTTCAGTCAGTTATGAGTATGGATTCCAAGGCTATTAAGATGCATTTTTTGTATAAAAAAGTGGGTGCTGAAAAGATGAGAGAGGCTTTTGTTGAAGGTTTTGAAGATAATGGGATAAAAGATATTGACAGGTTTAGAGCTTTTATTGAGCTTTTTAATTTTGATGTGGTTAGCAGTGACGAGCTTGATTTGGTAATTATAGGTGATGCTTTAACGGTGCTATATAACGGTAAAAATATAGGCGTTTTTAATGATAAGATGCTGGCAGAAGCCGTATTGAAGGTGTACTTTGGCGATAAGCCTGCGGATAATGGTTTGAAAGAAGGGATGTTGGGTAATTAA